AAGATTACCATTCTCTTGGTTAATATATAAAATAACTTTCTTCCCTATAAGTCTCCTGTTAGGGACTCAGAGGAGTACAGCGGATGTAGTGGGTGTGTCCTCTACGAGAGACTCAGCTAGGAGTAAAACTAAATATGATTTATATGTGGTATAACTTGTATAATTTAGATTAAATTTGCTACCATAAAATTAGATGAATCGATGAAATTCCTAGCAGAAATCAAGGTAATGCCGCACAAAGAATTATTGGATCCACAAGGCAAGGCTGTGAATAATGGCCTGCACAAAATGAATCTGAATGCTATACAGAATGTGCGTATCGGTAAAAATATAGAGCTCCATATCGAGGCGGCTTCCAAGGATGATGCCGAAAAGCAGACCAAGGAGGCTTGTGAAAAATTGCTGGTGAATAAAATCATGGAGCAGTACAGCTTTACCCTGTCTCAGCTTGAGTCCTAAGCTCTCTATCATACCCACTCCCATAGGGAATTTGGGAGATATCACCCTCCGCGCCCTGGAAACCCTCCGCAGCGTGGATACGATCCTATGCGAAGACACAAGGCAGAGCAGCAAGCTCCTGCAGCATTATGAGATTTCCAAGACCCTGCAGCCTCTGCACAAGATGAATGAGTATAAAGAGGTGGAGCGTATCGTACAGCAGATACTCGCCGGCAAGCAATATGCCCTTATCTCAGATGCGGGCACGCCCCTGATTTCCGATCCTGGTAATTTATTGATAGCCAAATGCTTGGAGCATGGCATAGCCTTGGATTGTCTGCCCGGCGCTACGGCTTTCGTACCCGCCTTGGTCAATTCGGGAGCGGATTTATCGACTTTTGTCTTTATGGGCTTTCCCCCACACAAAAAAGGGCGTCAGACCTTTATCAAAGCTATTTTGGCCGAGCCTCGTACCGTGGTTATTTATGAATCCCCCTATCGTATTGTCAAGTTTCTACAAGAGTTTCAGGAACTAGGAGGTGGTGAGCGCACGATTTCGATATCGAGAGAACTGAGTAAGAAGTTTGAAGAAACGCTGAGAGGAACAGCCGCAGAACTGCTGGAACATTTTACCAAGAAAGAACCCATTGGTGAGTTTGTGGTAGTAGTGAGGAATGTGTAATTCTTAATTCTAAATTCTTAATTTTTAATTCTTAATTTTTAATATCAAGCGTATAAATCAGAATAATATGATATTTTATCAATAACTTTGAATTTACTGTGACTGCAATTCTTTAACTGTGACTCTTTAACTGCGACTCTTTACTGTGACTCATTTATTTAAAATTAAAAATTCAAAATTAACAAAGTGAAATCACTCTATATCATAACAGGAAGCAGCAGTGGCATAGGATTAGCGCTGTGTAAAAAGCTCATTTCCAATGCCAATAACTGTGTGCTGGGAATAGCTCGAAACAATAGTATAGAAGCCGAGAATTTCATATTTCAGGCCTTGGATTTATCCGATATTAGTGCTGTCAAGTCTACGAAATTCCCTGCCCTAGAGGAAGTTTATGAGTCCGTGCACCTCGTGAATAATGCCGGTATGCTGGGGGAAATCAATACCCTCGATAAGATTAGTCAAGAGGCTTTGGAAGATATCATGGCTGTCAATTATACTGCAGCTATGCTGCTCTGTACCAAATTTATCCAGCAGTACCAGCATCTGCCTAGAAAGAAAACCATTATCAATATATCTAGTGGCGCTGCCACGGGAGCCTATGCCTCCTGGGCCAACTACTGTGCCTCCAAAGCAGCCCTCGAAATGCTTAGCAAATGTATAGTCTTGGAGCAGCAGGAGCAGCCATTTCCTATTCACTGCTATAGTATAGCCCCTGGCGTAGTAGATACGAATATGCAGGTCCATATCCGAAAAACACCCATCGAAAACTTTCCACTTTTACCCAAATTTGAGGAACTCTATCGTGAAAACAAACTCTATAGACCTGACATAGTGGCAGAAAAACTAATAGAGGTTATGGATCATCCAGAGCGATTTGAAGAGAAGGTTTTTAGGATACAAATATAGTATAGCCACCAAAACGTTTAGGTAAGTAAGTTATATTCAGAGAAGTTTCATGACGATAAGAACTATTGATAAAACCTATAAGGGAGAGTACAAAAGTTCTCAGTCAAGATTTTTGAGCTATCTCATGCCAACTAAAACAATATCAGGTTTTAAAGAGCAGTTATTGCAACTAAAGAAAGAGTACCCCAAGGCGAGTCATATCTGCTATGCGTATCGCATAGGGTTTGAAAATGAGGAGATAAGGGCCCATGATGATGGTGAACCTTCGGGCAGTGCAGGTAAGCCTATACTCAATCAGCTCTATTCATCACAGCTACAGAATGTTAGCCTATTCGTGGTGCGCTATTATGGTGGAACGAAATTGGGAATACCTGGGCTTATAGAAGCCTATAAAGAGGCCGCTATTCAGTGCTTGCAGCAAGCCGAAATAATCGAGGATGAAGAGGAATATTTTCTCACGTTACAATTGGAGACTTTCAAATATTACGAAGTGATTAAAGCATTGAAAAACAATAATATAAATATACTAAATTCCGATTTTACTACAGGTAAATATATGGTAAAAATTTCCTTGCCTCGTAGTAAAAAACAATGGTTGGAGATGATATTGAGTTCCTATTCTTGATTTTTGGGAGCTCGAAAATAGTCTTCCCAGAGGTCAGTTTCATTTTCACCGATGTTAATTTCAAAAATCAACTTGGCTGGAGAGGCTTTGACCTGCTCCCATTGACTTGAAAATGAGTTGAGGTCTCTAGATATATAGTATTCTAAATCAAACTGTTTTGCCAAGGATTCAAAATTTTGTTTATGGGGGGTAACGAGTGCATGGGTATGGCCTAGATGCTGGCTTTGGTGAATCTGTTCGAAAATTTTTCCTCCATGATTATTGATTACAATAATTTTGATTCGGTCTATGAAGGACAAAGCAGACAGACTATTAGACTCATAGAGCATGCTGATATCCCCAAGTATACAGTAGAAATCGCCATCTATAGAGACGGATCGATACCCAAGTGCACTTGCCAGAACCCCATCGATACCAGATACCCCTCTATTGGCTAGATGGACTAGTTGGGGTTTGAACTTCCAAGAAGTCCAGTTTCCATAGCGAACTCCAGAAGAATTTCCCCAATAAATAGCAGATTCCCTGTCTATTGTATTGACTATCTTCTCTATAAGCTTAAACTCGGTATAATCCCTATTTTCGACAAAAAGCACATGATGGTCTAGGGCTATTTTTTCAGCCTCCAGCCAGGCGGCTTGAAAAAAGGAAGTATTTTCGAAGTCCAAAATATCATTTAAATGCTTATAATCCAAATGAATAGCTTGATATTTGCTCGTCAGATTGTTCCAATTTCGAGGATACGATGAGAGATCGTAATGTAGTATATTTTGGAAGGACTTTATATAGTTTCTGAACTTTTTGGACAGCATAGTCTCCCCTATAGTTATCAATATATCAGGCTTTTGTATGCCCTTATCTCTAGTGAGTATCGCATCGATTCGGGTGATGCCTTTTGGGTGATACCAACCAGAATGGTGTTCCGAAATGACCACCCAGTTTTTATTTTCTACCCCCAGGTCGAGAAGTTTATTGAGGGTTTCATTTGCACAGCTCGAGGAGAGGTATATCATGACATTTTGTCCTTTAGCAAAATGCATCTTGGAAGCATTTGTTTTTTTCGATTTTAGACCCTCCGCTTTCCATTTAAATTGATAATCTCCTAAAATATTTTCAATCTTGTCCAAAGGTTCTGAAAATGGTAAATTGATGTGCACATTATTTACTTGGCTAGGATTTCCTAAAAAACTATGCAGCACTTGGATTTTCATTTCAAAGGCTTCAAACTCTAGCTTCTCCTCTATTTCTAATTCTAGACCTACAAAATTGGAGAAGATCCCTCTTTGCAGCATAGTTTGATTTTCTCCCTTATTTATAAAACTCGCGGGTCTATCTGCCGTAATAGCTATCAAAGGTAGTCTTTGGTAGTATGCTTCTACCATGGCTGGTGCTAAATTTACGGCCGCCGATCCAGAGGTCGTGATAACGAGGGCTGGTTTTCGCAGTGCTTTTACGATACCTAGTGCGAAAAAACCCGCTATTCGCTCATCGATAATACTGTAAACCTTAAAATGAGGGTCATTCGAAAAATTGACGATGAGAGGCAAGTTTCTGCTCCCAGGACAAAGGACGATATGCTCAATACCTGCCTGTTTGCAATAGGATTTTATAAAAAGAGCTGATTTTTTATTGGAAACTAACACCTATATAATTCAGTAAAAGCACAAAGTTATCATCTATCGATTAAATCTTTGGCTAAGGATTTAAACACTCAGCTATGAAATGTATACTAAAGTGATATACTAAATAGCCTAATGCAGTATTTGCAATATTTTAGCGTAGATGTCTTCTACGTTAATACTATCGATGGCTCGCTCATAATCTTGGGGGATATTTTGGCCAAAGACAGAAACGGGAAGCTGAGGATAGATTCTTTCATCAGGAAAAAGAGAATTTGTAAGTGGCTGAGAATAGGTCCCAAAGCCTAGCTTGGGGTGAGTAGTCCCCCAAATGGTAAGAACAGGGATTCCATAATTCGCAGCCAGATGTCCATTGCCGCTATCCATAGAAACCATAAGGTCGAGACTGGATATCAGTTTGAGCTCTTCAGTCAAGTTCATGGTATCAATGTTTATCTTCACATTAGGACTACTTGCTGCTAGATCCTTAGCTATATTTGCTTCCCGGTCTCCCTTGCCGAAAATCGTAATTTCAAAATCGAGATGATTGGCTAATTTTTCAATAACTAGCTTCGTATTGATAAAGGAATATTCCTTACTCGCATGTTTGGCAAATGGAGAAATTCCGATTCTTTTTTTATGGTCTTTTATCTCTGTTTTATTTAAAAAAATTGATTGGAGTTCGAAGGGAAAACCTGCATTTTGGAATACATCGACATAGCGCTGAAAGGTGGTTTTTAGCACCTTGGATTTATCCCCATTCATAGCGATAAGTGCTTTTTTTTCTGCTCTTCCTTTGTCTATAATCGATACTTTACTACCAAATAGTCGACAAAAATTGCGTAAAACCTTAGTTCGAAGGACATCGTGAAGGTCTAGCAAGAATTTAGGTTTTGAAAAGGATAGTTGTATAGCAAAATGAATTAATTTTCCCAAACTCAACTTTGATTGGCCGCTATCTATAGCATGAATACTGACAAAATAGAGGTCGGCAAAGATAGGGGCAAATCGCTCTCGTGTGATAAGGCGAATTTTGAGATCTGGATATGCCTGGTGAAAAGAAAGAAAAACAGGAACGAGCATGGCGACATCTCCTAATGAAGACAATCTGATGACGACGATTTCCTTCATAATTTAGAGGCTCTAAGAATAGGATTGAGGTCGCTATCATTATACATTTTGACCTGACGATAAACCTTGAATTGTGTTCTACCCTGCTCTATCTCTTCTAATAAAACAGAAATGGCTTGTATGAGATCTAGTTTTTGAGTTTGAAGAAGCTCTAGTTTTTGCTGATAAGCATGAAACTGCTCTGTAGTCAAATCAGTTCGCTCTACCTCCAGCTGCATATGATATATCTTCAATGCAAGAATAGATAATCGATCGATAGCCCAGGCAGGACTCTCTGTATTCAATCTGGCCTGGTCTAAAACCTGAACATCTTTATATATATTTAGGAAATAATCATCGAGGCGTTCGACAAGATTGGTTCTTGTCTGATTGAGTTCATCTATTTTATTTTTAAAAAAGCGCACCTTCTCTGCTTCTATAGCTGGGTTTCTCACCTCATCTTCACAATGCCACTGGACAGTATCTATCCAGCATTTAAAATACAGAAGGTGTTCTATACTTGAATCTTGAAAAGGATTAGGACAAGGCGTATCTAGTTTATCTTTTATATGATAATCTGCAATGGCTTTTTGAAAAATTTCGAATATGTGAATCAAATTCATGCTGCAAAGATATAGAGTTTCTTTTGAGATAATCTTTAATAGAAGTTATTGTAAATAAATAATATTATGTTAATAATAAGCGAGCAATTTATATAAATGTTTATTAAAATAGAATTAAGTATTAAATTTGTATTTCACCAAAAAAATAATAAATATGAATTATGCAATCTTATTCGGCGCTGCCCTCGTTCCACTCATAGTAGGTTCTATTTGGTACAATCCTAAAGTATTCGGGAATGCTTGGATGCAAGCAAATGGGTTTACCGAAGAATCTATTCAAAACAATCCAAGGCCCATGTGGCAAGTATTTTTATTTACCTATATTTTTTCCTTACTAGCTACAGGAATTTATTGGCAACTATGTGTACATCAAATGGGTGCATTGGGTATGATAGGTGGTCCAGATCAAATTTCAAATGCCCTACCAAGTTATCAAGCCTTTATGAATGACTATGGTACAGCATTTAGAAGCTTCGGACATGGAGCGTTGCATGGCGGCATGGCAGCATTTATTATGGGTTTATTTATGGTTGGCGTTGGAGCAATGTTTGAAATGCGCAGTTGGAAGTATATCTTTATTCATGTAGGCTACCTAACCGTTTGTGGTGTTCTGATGGGTGGCTTGATTTGTCAGTTTATATAAATTGAAATCAATTGTTAAAAAATAGATGCTGAGTTTCCTAGGAGACTCAGTTTTTTTTATTTTTTACAGTGAAATTAATAATCTTGAAGCGAAGTTATCCCCAAAATTGCCCGTGTTATATGCACCGAAGCGATAATAAAAACCTAAACCTATTGGTAGCTTACCTATAATATTATTCCATTCAAGACCTGTTTCCTGGTATAGTTTATTCGGAGCTAATAGGCTTATGGAATGATCTCCTGGCATAGAGAGCTCCCCAATTAGGGCTTTATATATAAGTGAGAAATTTAGACTTCGACTAGAATTAATCATCAACTTGGGCAGATTATGCTTAATAAACAAGCTGACACTGCGGTCGGAATAGAAGGTAGCAGGCTCCATAGTTTCAAAATAGCGATACGAACCCAAATCAAAAGTCGAAGCAAGATTTGTATTGCGAGCTGCACTCCCTCTACCTTCAAAAAGGGATATAATAGGACTATTTCCTTGAATATAGTTGAGATGTCCCAATATGTTGGTCTTACCTAAAGGTGAATGGATAGCGGTT
The genomic region above belongs to Chitinophagales bacterium and contains:
- the purS gene encoding phosphoribosylformylglycinamidine synthase subunit PurS, yielding MKFLAEIKVMPHKELLDPQGKAVNNGLHKMNLNAIQNVRIGKNIELHIEAASKDDAEKQTKEACEKLLVNKIMEQYSFTLSQLES
- the rsmI gene encoding 16S rRNA (cytidine(1402)-2'-O)-methyltransferase, whose product is MSPKLSIIPTPIGNLGDITLRALETLRSVDTILCEDTRQSSKLLQHYEISKTLQPLHKMNEYKEVERIVQQILAGKQYALISDAGTPLISDPGNLLIAKCLEHGIALDCLPGATAFVPALVNSGADLSTFVFMGFPPHKKGRQTFIKAILAEPRTVVIYESPYRIVKFLQEFQELGGGERTISISRELSKKFEETLRGTAAELLEHFTKKEPIGEFVVVVRNV
- a CDS encoding SDR family NAD(P)-dependent oxidoreductase, with translation MKSLYIITGSSSGIGLALCKKLISNANNCVLGIARNNSIEAENFIFQALDLSDISAVKSTKFPALEEVYESVHLVNNAGMLGEINTLDKISQEALEDIMAVNYTAAMLLCTKFIQQYQHLPRKKTIINISSGAATGAYASWANYCASKAALEMLSKCIVLEQQEQPFPIHCYSIAPGVVDTNMQVHIRKTPIENFPLLPKFEELYRENKLYRPDIVAEKLIEVMDHPERFEEKVFRIQI
- a CDS encoding YigZ family protein → MTIRTIDKTYKGEYKSSQSRFLSYLMPTKTISGFKEQLLQLKKEYPKASHICYAYRIGFENEEIRAHDDGEPSGSAGKPILNQLYSSQLQNVSLFVVRYYGGTKLGIPGLIEAYKEAAIQCLQQAEIIEDEEEYFLTLQLETFKYYEVIKALKNNNINILNSDFTTGKYMVKISLPRSKKQWLEMILSSYS
- the menD gene encoding 2-succinyl-5-enolpyruvyl-6-hydroxy-3-cyclohexene-1-carboxylic-acid synthase, with the protein product MLVSNKKSALFIKSYCKQAGIEHIVLCPGSRNLPLIVNFSNDPHFKVYSIIDERIAGFFALGIVKALRKPALVITTSGSAAVNLAPAMVEAYYQRLPLIAITADRPASFINKGENQTMLQRGIFSNFVGLELEIEEKLEFEAFEMKIQVLHSFLGNPSQVNNVHINLPFSEPLDKIENILGDYQFKWKAEGLKSKKTNASKMHFAKGQNVMIYLSSSCANETLNKLLDLGVENKNWVVISEHHSGWYHPKGITRIDAILTRDKGIQKPDILITIGETMLSKKFRNYIKSFQNILHYDLSSYPRNWNNLTSKYQAIHLDYKHLNDILDFENTSFFQAAWLEAEKIALDHHVLFVENRDYTEFKLIEKIVNTIDRESAIYWGNSSGVRYGNWTSWKFKPQLVHLANRGVSGIDGVLASALGYRSVSIDGDFYCILGDISMLYESNSLSALSFIDRIKIIVINNHGGKIFEQIHQSQHLGHTHALVTPHKQNFESLAKQFDLEYYISRDLNSFSSQWEQVKASPAKLIFEINIGENETDLWEDYFRAPKNQE
- a CDS encoding glycosyltransferase family 9 protein; this encodes MKEIVVIRLSSLGDVAMLVPVFLSFHQAYPDLKIRLITRERFAPIFADLYFVSIHAIDSGQSKLSLGKLIHFAIQLSFSKPKFLLDLHDVLRTKVLRNFCRLFGSKVSIIDKGRAEKKALIAMNGDKSKVLKTTFQRYVDVFQNAGFPFELQSIFLNKTEIKDHKKRIGISPFAKHASKEYSFINTKLVIEKLANHLDFEITIFGKGDREANIAKDLAASSPNVKINIDTMNLTEELKLISSLDLMVSMDSGNGHLAANYGIPVLTIWGTTHPKLGFGTYSQPLTNSLFPDERIYPQLPVSVFGQNIPQDYERAIDSINVEDIYAKILQILH
- a CDS encoding DUF4254 domain-containing protein; the protein is MNLIHIFEIFQKAIADYHIKDKLDTPCPNPFQDSSIEHLLYFKCWIDTVQWHCEDEVRNPAIEAEKVRFFKNKIDELNQTRTNLVERLDDYFLNIYKDVQVLDQARLNTESPAWAIDRLSILALKIYHMQLEVERTDLTTEQFHAYQQKLELLQTQKLDLIQAISVLLEEIEQGRTQFKVYRQVKMYNDSDLNPILRASKL
- a CDS encoding DUF1761 domain-containing protein; the protein is MNYAILFGAALVPLIVGSIWYNPKVFGNAWMQANGFTEESIQNNPRPMWQVFLFTYIFSLLATGIYWQLCVHQMGALGMIGGPDQISNALPSYQAFMNDYGTAFRSFGHGALHGGMAAFIMGLFMVGVGAMFEMRSWKYIFIHVGYLTVCGVLMGGLICQFI